In the genome of Hymenobacter cellulosivorans, one region contains:
- a CDS encoding phosphatase PAP2 family protein, protein MPAPALLTPRQFLRLSIGLLAPCLLLIPFFDQPLALFLHEHCAPARPFFEALTSRADRLHDLSKTHLLGIPLIFLALGLGFILCRWVLRSPAAGLFLVLLLTHELSMVAARVLKGVLLRLRPAALFTGSYHDLGFWHDAPHTGSFPSTHTAVYCSLFVPLAVAYPRHRLPLLLFPALIALGRLILDMHYLSDVLFSVWLVVLFTFLSGQLAQLPALAGSQPALVPATVED, encoded by the coding sequence ATGCCCGCACCCGCGTTGCTTACCCCGCGCCAGTTCCTGCGCCTGAGTATCGGGCTTCTCGCCCCCTGCCTGCTGCTGATTCCCTTTTTCGACCAGCCCTTGGCCCTGTTCCTGCACGAGCACTGCGCCCCGGCCCGGCCATTCTTTGAGGCCCTAACCAGCCGCGCCGACCGGCTCCACGACCTGAGCAAGACTCATTTGCTGGGCATTCCCCTGATTTTCCTGGCCCTTGGCCTTGGGTTCATCCTCTGCCGCTGGGTGCTGCGCAGTCCCGCCGCCGGCTTATTTCTGGTGCTTTTGCTCACTCATGAGCTGAGTATGGTTGCGGCCCGGGTCCTCAAGGGTGTGCTGCTCCGCCTGCGCCCCGCCGCCCTATTCACCGGCTCCTACCACGATTTGGGCTTCTGGCACGATGCCCCCCACACCGGCTCCTTCCCTTCCACCCACACGGCCGTGTATTGCAGCTTATTCGTGCCTTTGGCCGTCGCCTACCCACGCCACCGCCTGCCGCTGCTCCTCTTCCCGGCCCTCATAGCCCTTGGCCGCCTCATTCTCGACATGCACTACTTATCCGACGTGCTTTTCTCGGTTTGGCTGGTAGTGCTTTTTACCTTTCTTTCCGGGCAGCTCGCCCAATTGCCCGCCCTGGCCGGCTCCCAGCCTGCCCTGGTTCCCGCCACAGTCGAAGACTAA
- a CDS encoding DUF2911 domain-containing protein: protein MLSTSLLKSSSRTLGATLLVGGLLLGGAAQAQISTPAASPKSTVTQRVGLTDVTITYSRPSAKGRTVFGSLVPFGKRWRTGANQTTTIKFSDDVTLEGKKVPAGEYGLYSIPNKAEWLVVLNKSTKQGADVDGFKDDQDVVRFSAKTYKLGTKVETFTIGFSDITPATANVDMQWELTGAKFKLGTDVDPKVMAQIDEKVVKNANASANDMAAAAVYYLDNNKDMKQALAWIQKANEKDPKFWNVHTEAKIKMKLKDYKGATASAEQSRKLALDAKNADYVKMNEDLIAEAKKGK, encoded by the coding sequence ATGCTCTCTACTTCTCTGCTGAAGTCTTCTTCCCGCACCCTGGGCGCTACCCTGCTCGTGGGCGGCTTGCTGCTGGGCGGCGCGGCCCAGGCCCAGATTTCTACTCCCGCGGCCAGCCCCAAAAGCACCGTAACCCAGCGCGTGGGCCTCACCGACGTTACCATTACCTATTCCCGCCCCAGCGCCAAGGGCCGCACTGTATTCGGTTCCCTGGTGCCGTTTGGCAAACGCTGGCGCACCGGCGCCAACCAGACCACGACCATCAAGTTCTCGGACGACGTGACTCTGGAAGGCAAGAAAGTACCCGCCGGGGAGTACGGTCTCTACTCCATCCCGAACAAGGCCGAATGGCTGGTAGTGCTCAACAAAAGCACCAAGCAAGGGGCCGACGTAGACGGCTTCAAGGACGACCAGGACGTGGTGCGCTTCTCGGCCAAAACCTACAAGCTGGGCACCAAGGTGGAAACCTTCACCATCGGTTTCTCCGACATCACGCCCGCCACGGCCAACGTGGACATGCAGTGGGAGCTGACCGGCGCCAAGTTCAAGCTCGGCACCGACGTGGACCCCAAGGTAATGGCCCAGATTGATGAGAAAGTGGTGAAAAACGCCAATGCTTCCGCCAACGACATGGCCGCGGCCGCCGTGTACTACCTCGACAACAACAAGGACATGAAGCAGGCCCTGGCCTGGATTCAGAAAGCCAATGAGAAGGACCCCAAGTTCTGGAACGTCCACACGGAGGCTAAAATCAAAATGAAGCTCAAGGATTACAAGGGCGCTACCGCCTCGGCCGAACAGTCGCGCAAGCTGGCCCTCGACGCCAAGAATGCCGACTACGTGAAAATGAACGAAGACCTGATTGCCGAAGCCAAGAAAGGCAAATAG
- a CDS encoding energy transducer TonB: MKHLFFIFLALGLTLDLAAQAQQTAPAKQPIVLKPGRMQAQARPAANRPDVPPQYVGGAQALSSFFQENVKYPEAARVNKVTGTVLTSFTIEPDGRVANPTVVKSLSPECDAEALRVLTLMPAWKPATRKGQPVAIQVQLPVPFGDTSTLKVEKGKTKFE; this comes from the coding sequence ATGAAACATCTTTTCTTCATCTTCCTGGCCCTAGGTTTGACGCTGGATTTGGCCGCTCAGGCCCAGCAGACGGCGCCGGCCAAGCAGCCCATTGTGCTCAAGCCGGGCCGGATGCAGGCCCAGGCCCGCCCCGCGGCCAACCGCCCCGACGTGCCCCCGCAGTACGTGGGTGGAGCCCAGGCCCTGAGCAGCTTTTTTCAGGAGAATGTAAAGTATCCGGAGGCGGCCCGCGTCAATAAGGTTACGGGCACGGTACTCACCAGCTTCACCATCGAGCCCGACGGCCGCGTGGCTAATCCAACGGTAGTGAAAAGCCTCAGCCCCGAGTGCGATGCCGAAGCCCTGCGCGTGCTCACGCTGATGCCGGCCTGGAAGCCCGCCACCCGCAAGGGCCAGCCCGTCGCCATTCAGGTGCAGCTGCCCGTGCCCTTCGGCGACACCAGCACGCTGAAAGTGGAGAAAGGCAAAACCAAATTTGAGTAG
- a CDS encoding ABC transporter ATP-binding protein → MARSGMNTSGTTLDPDGPKKKITKESFRHGLRIFRYVLPYRLKFIVGLVLLTLSSATTMGFPWVIGKLTDAANGKPFVLPNGVTLSITQIALGLFAVILLQGTFSFGRIWFFTQVSEFTVRDIRQALYRKFVTLPIPYFEKHRVGAITSRITSDVGQIQDSFSLTLAELFRQVTTLIVGVTFIMLVSVKLSLFMLLTFPPIVIVAMLFGRKIRVLAKATQEELAKTNVIVEETLQGINTVKAFTNELFETNRYGTSLNRTLQAALRSNLYRGGFVSFVIIGLFGGIIMVLWRAASLVAAGQMTIGDLTSFALYTIFIGASVGGLGELYGKVQSTLGASERILEILDEPSEPTHRPRVAGTVPLQVRGDIEYRNVAFSYPTRPDLPVLKNIDFDIQAGEKIALVGPSGAGKSTIVQLLMQFYELSGGKILIDGRDLQQYDLTELRRHIGIVPQETLLFGGSIRENIAYGKIDATDAEITLAARKANAWQFIESFPEGLDTLVGERGVKLSGGQRQRIAIARAILKNPAILILDEATSALDSESEKLVQSAMDELMQNRTSIIIAHRLSTIRKADKILVIDAGRIVEQGTHDELSHSENGLYANLLKLQLEVS, encoded by the coding sequence ATGGCCAGAAGTGGAATGAATACCAGCGGCACGACCCTTGATCCGGACGGGCCCAAAAAGAAAATAACGAAAGAAAGCTTCCGGCACGGCCTGCGGATTTTCCGGTACGTGCTGCCCTATCGTCTTAAGTTTATCGTGGGTTTGGTGCTGCTGACCTTGTCCAGCGCTACGACCATGGGCTTTCCCTGGGTAATCGGCAAGCTCACCGACGCGGCCAACGGCAAGCCCTTCGTGCTGCCCAACGGCGTCACGCTCAGCATCACCCAGATTGCGCTGGGCCTGTTTGCCGTTATTCTGCTCCAGGGCACGTTCTCATTTGGCCGCATCTGGTTTTTCACCCAGGTCAGCGAGTTTACCGTGCGCGACATTCGCCAGGCGCTCTACCGCAAGTTTGTTACCCTGCCCATTCCCTACTTTGAGAAGCACCGCGTAGGCGCCATCACCTCGCGCATCACTTCCGACGTGGGCCAGATTCAGGACTCGTTTTCCCTGACCCTGGCTGAGCTGTTCCGGCAGGTCACTACCCTCATTGTGGGCGTCACGTTCATCATGCTCGTGTCGGTGAAGCTGTCCTTGTTTATGCTGCTCACCTTCCCGCCCATCGTGATAGTAGCCATGCTGTTCGGCCGCAAAATCCGGGTGCTGGCCAAAGCCACGCAGGAAGAACTGGCCAAGACGAACGTCATTGTGGAGGAAACGCTGCAGGGCATCAACACGGTAAAGGCCTTTACCAACGAGCTGTTCGAAACCAACCGCTACGGCACCTCCCTGAACCGGACGTTGCAGGCCGCGCTGCGTAGCAACCTCTACCGGGGCGGCTTCGTGTCGTTCGTGATTATCGGTTTGTTTGGCGGCATTATCATGGTGCTGTGGCGCGCTGCTTCATTGGTAGCCGCCGGCCAGATGACCATTGGCGACCTAACCTCCTTTGCTCTCTACACCATCTTTATCGGCGCTTCGGTAGGTGGCCTCGGGGAACTCTATGGCAAGGTGCAAAGCACGCTGGGCGCTTCGGAGCGGATTCTGGAAATCCTCGACGAGCCTTCCGAGCCCACTCACCGCCCCCGCGTGGCCGGCACGGTACCCCTGCAGGTGCGCGGCGACATCGAGTACCGCAACGTGGCCTTCAGCTACCCCACCCGCCCCGATTTGCCGGTGCTCAAGAACATCGACTTCGACATTCAGGCCGGCGAGAAAATTGCGCTGGTAGGCCCCAGTGGCGCGGGCAAAAGCACCATCGTGCAGCTGCTGATGCAGTTCTACGAGCTCAGCGGCGGCAAAATCCTCATCGACGGCCGCGACCTGCAACAGTATGACCTGACCGAGTTGCGCCGCCACATTGGCATCGTGCCCCAGGAAACGTTGCTCTTCGGCGGCTCCATTCGGGAGAATATTGCCTACGGCAAAATTGACGCTACCGACGCCGAAATCACGCTGGCGGCCCGCAAGGCCAACGCCTGGCAGTTCATCGAGTCGTTTCCCGAAGGCCTTGATACGCTGGTCGGTGAGCGGGGCGTGAAGCTTTCGGGCGGGCAGCGGCAGCGCATTGCCATTGCCCGGGCCATCCTGAAAAACCCCGCCATTCTAATTCTGGACGAAGCCACCTCGGCCCTCGACTCGGAAAGTGAAAAGCTGGTGCAAAGCGCCATGGACGAGCTCATGCAGAACCGCACCAGCATCATTATTGCCCACCGCCTGAGCACCATCCGCAAGGCCGACAAGATTCTGGTTATCGACGCGGGCCGCATCGTGGAGCAAGGCACCCACGACGAGCTCAGCCACAGTGAAAACGGGCTGTACGCCAATTTGCTCAAGCTGCAGCTAGAGGTAAGCTAG
- a CDS encoding PIG-L family deacetylase — MRFFSSSVARCATALLLLTCGSWLPTAQAQAPKTYTSSEILLGLKKLNVLGSVMYMAAHPDDENTRLIAYMANGRLLETGYLSCTRGDGGQNLIGPELREQLGVIRTQELLAARRIDGGRQFFTRANDFGFSKTAEETFTIWDKEQVLADMVWVIRQRRPDVLITRFPPDARAGHGHHTASAILAAEAFDAAGDPKRFPEQLKYVQVWQPKRLFWNTGSFFVKPGENMDGYLKLDAGGYNPLLGQSYGEIAARSRSQHKSQGFGSAATRGEALEYLQQVKGNKASKDPFEGIDQSWNRVPGGAAIGKMIDEVIRKYDASNPSASVAGLLKVRSALAVKSVAWNGNAPDLSFWQHEKREQVDNLIKACLGLYIEATASEAAIAASQHLQLNIEALNRSALPVKMTGIYGDFIRLDTSISLPPGKPMILKRKVKLNPFEEVAQPYWLRKPGTVGMYSVPETLSLPSGSDAAMSTAARRRGLSTLPDEYHSLTQYQFIGSPETPNAVGLAVVVSVAGADIFYEIPVQYKSTDPVEGEKYRPLTVVPPVAVNIGGRAYVFADNAPKTIPVTLRAGRAGVKGSLTLALPAGWKAEPTTAAFDLANKDGEQTVFFQVQPGPGAAEGKSEVRAVATVDGQAYSRGYQVIQYNHIPTQTLFPEAVAPLVKLDLKRKGQEIGYLMGAGDEVPDALRQIGYNVTLLKPEDLSADYLRRFDAVVLGVRAYNTVDRLKTLQPNLLKYVENGGNVVVQYVVNRGTVLPEIGPYPLKLSSDRVTVENAAVTFLNPKQPLLNTPNKITAKDFEGWVQEQGLYYPSSWDPKYQTVISSHDPGEAAKESAILVADYGRGHYIYTGLSLFRELPAGVPGAYRLLTNMVSLGK; from the coding sequence ATGCGCTTCTTTTCCTCTTCCGTGGCCCGCTGCGCTACGGCTTTGCTTCTGCTGACCTGCGGCTCCTGGCTGCCCACTGCCCAGGCCCAGGCACCCAAAACCTACACTTCCTCGGAGATCCTGCTGGGCCTCAAAAAGCTCAACGTGCTGGGCTCGGTGATGTACATGGCGGCCCACCCCGACGACGAAAACACCCGCCTGATTGCCTATATGGCCAACGGCCGCCTGCTCGAAACCGGCTACCTGAGCTGCACCCGCGGCGACGGGGGCCAGAACCTCATCGGCCCCGAGCTGCGCGAGCAGCTCGGCGTGATTCGCACCCAGGAGCTGCTGGCGGCCCGCCGCATCGACGGGGGCCGGCAGTTCTTCACCCGCGCCAACGACTTCGGCTTCAGCAAAACCGCCGAGGAAACCTTCACTATCTGGGACAAGGAGCAGGTGCTGGCCGACATGGTCTGGGTGATTCGGCAGCGCCGGCCCGACGTACTCATCACCCGCTTCCCGCCCGACGCTCGCGCCGGCCACGGCCACCACACCGCCTCCGCCATCCTGGCCGCCGAAGCCTTCGACGCCGCCGGGGACCCCAAGCGCTTCCCCGAGCAGCTGAAATACGTGCAGGTGTGGCAGCCCAAGCGTTTGTTCTGGAACACCGGCTCCTTCTTCGTGAAGCCCGGCGAAAACATGGACGGCTACCTTAAGCTCGACGCCGGCGGCTACAACCCGCTGCTGGGTCAGAGCTACGGCGAGATTGCCGCCCGCAGCCGCTCCCAGCACAAAAGCCAGGGCTTCGGCTCGGCTGCCACCCGCGGCGAGGCCCTGGAATACTTGCAGCAGGTAAAAGGCAACAAAGCCAGTAAAGACCCCTTCGAAGGCATTGACCAGAGCTGGAACCGGGTGCCCGGTGGCGCGGCTATTGGGAAAATGATTGACGAGGTGATTCGCAAGTATGACGCGAGTAACCCAAGTGCTAGTGTAGCTGGGCTTTTGAAGGTGCGGTCGGCATTAGCTGTCAAATCAGTTGCCTGGAATGGAAATGCTCCTGATTTATCATTTTGGCAACATGAGAAGAGGGAACAGGTAGATAATCTGATAAAAGCCTGCCTCGGTTTATATATAGAAGCAACAGCTTCCGAAGCCGCCATTGCCGCCTCGCAACATTTGCAGCTGAATATAGAGGCATTAAATCGTTCGGCTCTTCCTGTGAAAATGACGGGTATCTATGGAGATTTTATTCGCCTTGATACTAGTATAAGCCTGCCACCTGGAAAGCCGATGATTCTAAAGAGAAAGGTGAAACTAAATCCTTTCGAAGAAGTAGCTCAGCCTTATTGGCTGCGGAAACCCGGTACAGTTGGGATGTATAGTGTTCCGGAAACTTTAAGCTTGCCCTCTGGGAGTGATGCTGCAATGTCCACCGCTGCTCGCCGTAGAGGATTAAGCACATTGCCGGATGAATATCATTCGCTAACGCAATACCAGTTTATCGGCTCGCCTGAAACTCCTAATGCTGTTGGTTTAGCAGTTGTAGTTTCCGTAGCGGGAGCAGACATCTTCTACGAAATCCCCGTTCAATACAAAAGCACCGACCCGGTAGAAGGGGAGAAGTACCGCCCCCTCACCGTCGTGCCTCCTGTAGCTGTCAACATCGGCGGCCGGGCCTACGTCTTCGCCGACAACGCGCCCAAAACCATTCCTGTGACCCTACGCGCCGGCCGCGCTGGTGTGAAAGGCTCTCTGACCCTAGCCCTGCCCGCTGGCTGGAAAGCCGAGCCGACCACCGCCGCCTTCGACCTGGCTAATAAGGATGGCGAGCAAACCGTCTTCTTCCAGGTGCAGCCCGGCCCCGGTGCCGCCGAAGGCAAGTCCGAAGTACGCGCCGTGGCCACCGTCGACGGCCAGGCATACTCCCGCGGCTACCAGGTTATCCAGTACAACCACATTCCGACCCAGACGCTGTTTCCCGAAGCCGTGGCCCCGCTCGTGAAGCTGGACCTCAAGCGCAAGGGCCAGGAAATCGGCTACCTCATGGGAGCCGGCGACGAAGTGCCCGACGCCCTGCGCCAAATCGGCTACAACGTGACCCTGCTCAAGCCCGAGGACCTCAGCGCCGACTACCTCCGCCGCTTCGACGCCGTCGTGCTGGGCGTGCGGGCCTACAACACCGTTGATAGGCTCAAAACCCTGCAGCCCAATCTGCTCAAGTACGTCGAAAACGGGGGCAACGTGGTGGTGCAGTATGTGGTGAACCGCGGCACCGTGCTGCCCGAAATTGGACCCTACCCGCTCAAGCTCAGCAGTGACCGGGTGACGGTTGAAAACGCCGCCGTGACCTTCCTCAACCCCAAACAGCCGTTGCTGAACACACCCAATAAAATCACCGCCAAGGACTTCGAGGGCTGGGTGCAGGAGCAGGGCCTCTACTATCCCAGCTCCTGGGACCCCAAATACCAGACCGTCATCAGCAGCCACGACCCCGGCGAAGCGGCCAAGGAAAGCGCCATCCTCGTCGCCGACTACGGCCGTGGCCACTACATCTACACCGGGCTCAGCCTCTTCCGCGAACTACCCGCCGGCGTTCCCGGCGCCTACCGGCTGCTCACCAACATGGTGTCACTCGGGAAGTAG
- a CDS encoding sodium:solute symporter, translating to MSPTLVLSLIAGYFTILIVIALLTSRKATSASFFVANRNVPWYMVAFAMIGTSLSGVSFISVPGMVKAQAWSYMAVVMGYLVGYLVIGTVLLPLYYKLNLVSIYTYLEQRFGFWSYKTGAALFLISRAIGAALRLYVVAGVLQVAVFDDLGVPFAVTVAVSILLIYLYTFRGGLKTILWTDTFQTLAMLTSVGISVYLISDELNLGFQQVITTVRESEMSQVFFWEWTDSRKFWTQFISGMFITIVMTGLDQDLMQKNLSCRSLGDAQKNMFWFALILVPVNVLFLSLGVLLYQYAAAKGITLPVNAAGKVIGDDVFPLLATEHFSLFAGIVFILGIIAVTYSSADSALTALTTSFCVDFLTISKYPEERQSVLRQRTHLMFTVVLVVIILIFRMLNDQSLISAVFKAAGYTYGPLLGLFSFGIFTKRQLHDRFVPWMCAWPPVFCYILNANSKAWLGGYEFGFEILLVNGLLTFLGLLAISRQPAAELNPA from the coding sequence ATGTCCCCTACCCTGGTTCTGAGCCTGATTGCCGGCTACTTCACCATCCTCATCGTCATTGCCCTGCTCACCTCGCGCAAGGCCACCAGCGCCAGCTTTTTCGTGGCCAACCGCAACGTGCCCTGGTACATGGTAGCCTTCGCTATGATTGGCACTTCGCTCTCGGGCGTGTCTTTTATTTCGGTGCCCGGTATGGTCAAAGCCCAGGCCTGGAGCTACATGGCCGTCGTCATGGGCTATCTGGTGGGTTATCTGGTTATCGGCACGGTCTTGCTGCCGCTGTACTACAAGCTCAATCTGGTATCCATCTACACCTATCTGGAGCAGCGCTTCGGCTTCTGGAGCTACAAGACTGGGGCGGCCTTGTTCCTGATTTCGAGGGCTATTGGGGCGGCCCTGCGCCTCTACGTGGTGGCGGGCGTGCTGCAAGTAGCCGTCTTCGACGATTTGGGCGTGCCCTTCGCCGTCACGGTGGCCGTGAGCATTCTGCTGATTTACCTCTATACCTTCCGCGGCGGCCTCAAAACCATCCTCTGGACCGACACCTTTCAGACCCTGGCCATGCTCACGTCGGTGGGCATCTCAGTCTACCTGATTTCGGATGAACTCAACCTGGGCTTTCAGCAGGTCATTACCACGGTGCGGGAGTCGGAGATGTCGCAGGTATTCTTCTGGGAGTGGACCGACTCGCGCAAGTTCTGGACCCAGTTCATTTCCGGTATGTTCATCACCATCGTCATGACTGGCCTCGACCAGGACCTGATGCAGAAAAACCTGAGCTGCCGCTCCCTGGGCGACGCTCAAAAGAACATGTTTTGGTTTGCCCTCATCCTGGTGCCGGTCAACGTGCTGTTTCTGTCCCTGGGCGTGCTGCTCTACCAGTACGCCGCCGCCAAGGGCATTACCCTGCCCGTGAATGCCGCCGGCAAAGTCATCGGCGACGACGTGTTTCCGCTGCTGGCCACCGAGCACTTCTCCTTGTTTGCCGGCATCGTCTTCATCCTGGGCATTATTGCCGTTACCTACTCCTCCGCCGACTCGGCCCTGACGGCCCTCACAACCTCCTTCTGCGTCGACTTCCTGACTATCAGCAAGTACCCCGAGGAGCGGCAGAGCGTGCTGCGCCAGCGCACCCACCTGATGTTTACCGTGGTGCTGGTTGTCATCATCCTCATCTTCCGGATGCTCAACGACCAGAGCCTGATTTCGGCCGTGTTCAAGGCCGCCGGCTACACCTACGGGCCGCTGCTGGGCCTCTTCAGCTTCGGCATCTTCACTAAGCGCCAGCTCCACGACCGGTTTGTGCCCTGGATGTGCGCCTGGCCGCCGGTGTTCTGCTACATTCTCAACGCCAACTCCAAGGCCTGGCTGGGCGGCTACGAGTTCGGCTTCGAGATTCTGCTCGTCAATGGTCTGCTGACTTTCCTGGGGCTGCTGGCAATTTCGCGCCAGCCCGCCGCCGAATTGAACCCTGCCTAA
- a CDS encoding sodium:solute symporter, which yields MSLLDWLVLGGTLLFIVGYGTWRTRSAGQTLDAYLLGSRQANWWGIGLSIVATQASAITFLSTPGQAYDDGMRFIQFYFGLPLAMVLIAAVAVPIYQRLQVFTAYEYLETRFDRRTRTLAAILFLVQRGLSNGLSLYAPALVLSAILGWNVSLTVWLIGGLMISYTVAGGTRAVAVTQQWQVGVIFTGMVVAGYLLVHYLPAGVGFREAVQVAGFHGKMNLIDFHFDPKDRYNFWTGMTGGLFLALSYFGTDQSQVQRYLSGQSITESRLGLLFNGLVKVPMQFGILLIGVLLFVFYQFNQPPLTFNIPVREQIIQSPQFAPQLQVLEQRHTLLFAAQRAATQDLVAALQTQDEGQIAAAQAHLQTTQAATQGLRTETKDFLKQAAPTAEAKDTDYVFLTFVLQYLPRGLVGLLIAVVLSAAMSSAAAGLNALASTTIIDLYRPTRPHLDELHCVRASRWATIGWGVLGIGFALFAARLENLIQAVNILGSIFYGTILGIFVVAFFLQRIGSRAVFRAAIITQLLIFLLFFTTDIAYLWYNIIGCALVMLLGLLLQQLSPEPSKARVHPA from the coding sequence ATGAGCCTGCTCGATTGGCTGGTGCTCGGCGGCACCCTGTTGTTTATCGTCGGCTACGGCACCTGGCGCACCCGTAGCGCCGGTCAAACCCTGGACGCCTACCTGCTCGGCAGCCGGCAGGCCAATTGGTGGGGCATCGGCCTGAGCATCGTGGCCACCCAGGCTTCGGCCATCACCTTTCTGAGCACTCCCGGCCAGGCCTACGACGATGGGATGCGCTTCATACAGTTCTACTTCGGTTTGCCGTTGGCCATGGTGCTCATTGCCGCCGTGGCCGTGCCCATCTACCAGCGTCTGCAAGTTTTCACGGCCTACGAATACCTCGAAACCCGCTTCGACCGGCGCACCCGCACCCTGGCTGCCATCCTGTTTCTGGTGCAGCGCGGCCTCTCCAATGGCCTCTCGCTTTACGCCCCGGCCTTAGTCTTGTCGGCTATTCTAGGCTGGAACGTGAGCCTTACCGTCTGGCTTATTGGGGGGCTTATGATCAGCTACACCGTGGCCGGCGGCACCCGCGCCGTGGCCGTTACCCAGCAGTGGCAGGTGGGCGTTATCTTCACTGGCATGGTCGTGGCGGGCTACCTACTGGTGCACTACCTGCCCGCGGGAGTTGGTTTCCGCGAAGCGGTGCAGGTGGCTGGCTTCCACGGCAAGATGAACCTCATCGACTTCCACTTCGACCCCAAGGACCGCTACAACTTCTGGACCGGCATGACCGGCGGCCTCTTCCTGGCCCTGTCTTACTTCGGTACCGACCAAAGTCAGGTGCAGCGTTACCTCTCGGGCCAAAGTATCACCGAAAGCCGCCTGGGCCTGCTCTTCAATGGCCTCGTCAAAGTGCCCATGCAGTTCGGCATCCTGCTCATTGGGGTGCTGCTGTTCGTGTTCTACCAGTTTAACCAACCCCCGCTTACTTTCAACATTCCGGTACGGGAGCAGATAATTCAAAGCCCGCAGTTTGCCCCGCAGCTGCAGGTACTGGAGCAGCGCCACACCCTGTTGTTTGCCGCCCAGCGCGCTGCTACCCAAGACCTGGTAGCCGCCCTGCAAACCCAGGACGAAGGCCAGATTGCCGCTGCTCAGGCCCATTTGCAAACCACCCAGGCCGCTACCCAGGGCTTGCGCACCGAAACCAAGGATTTCCTCAAACAAGCTGCTCCCACCGCCGAAGCCAAGGACACCGACTACGTCTTCCTGACCTTCGTGCTACAGTATCTGCCCCGCGGCTTGGTGGGTTTGCTTATCGCCGTGGTGCTGAGCGCCGCTATGAGTTCGGCAGCCGCCGGCCTCAACGCCCTGGCCAGCACCACCATCATCGACCTCTACCGCCCCACCCGGCCCCACCTCGACGAGCTCCACTGCGTGCGTGCCTCGCGCTGGGCCACCATCGGCTGGGGTGTGCTCGGTATCGGCTTCGCCCTGTTTGCCGCCCGCCTCGAAAATCTGATTCAGGCCGTCAACATCCTGGGCTCTATCTTCTACGGTACCATTCTGGGCATCTTCGTCGTGGCCTTTTTCCTGCAACGCATTGGCAGCCGCGCCGTCTTCCGGGCCGCCATCATCACCCAGCTGCTCATTTTCCTGCTCTTCTTCACCACCGATATTGCCTACCTCTGGTACAACATCATTGGCTGTGCCCTGGTCATGCTGCTAGGGCTGCTTCTGCAGCAGCTAAGCCCTGAACCCAGTAAAGCCCGGGTCCACCCAGCATAA